In Lycium ferocissimum isolate CSIRO_LF1 chromosome 11, AGI_CSIRO_Lferr_CH_V1, whole genome shotgun sequence, a single genomic region encodes these proteins:
- the LOC132036344 gene encoding nudix hydrolase 2-like: protein MGSIGEAIDIKMEIFEANEDNYGGVTVNMKKKEPMDSHTFHTMLRASISHWRLKGKKGVWIKLPIELAHLVDAAVKEGFWYHHAEATYLMLVYWIPHETPNTLPANASHRVGIGAFVLNDDGQVLVVKEKSGNSTGTWKLPTGVVDEGEDICTAAVREVQEETGIETEFVELLAFRQSHKSFFGKSDLFFICMLKPLNLTIHKQDAEIEEAKWMPIEEYAAQVKLNQSELSKTIAKICVAKKEKQYTGFSALPTTTGHSSKKCYIYSNL from the exons ATGGGTTCTATTGGAGAGGCAATTGACATAAAAATGGAAATATTTGAGGCAAATGAAGATAATTACGGAGGAGTTACTGTGaacatgaagaagaaggagcCTATGGATTCACATACATTTCATACTATGCTAAGGGCTTCCATTTCTCATTGGAGGCTAAAG GGAAAGAAGGGTGTTTGGATTAAGTTGCCTATAGAACTAGCACATCTTGTTGATGCAGCAGTGAAG GAGGGATTTTGGTATCATCATGCAGAAGCAACATACTTGATGCTTGTGTATTGGATTCCTCATGAAACACCTAACACTTTACCTGCTAATGCTTCTCATCGTGTTGGTATTGGTGCTTTTGTTCTCAACGACGATGGACAG GTGCTGGTCGTTAAAGAAAAATCTGGAAATAGCACTGGAACTTGGAAGCTGCCTACTGGCGTTGTTGATGAG GGCGAGGATATATGCACGGCAGCCGTTAGAGAAGTTCAAGAAGAGACTGGA attGAGACAGAATTTGTTGAACTCCTTGCCTTCAG ACAAAGCCACAAATCATTCTTTGGAAAGTCGGATTTGTTCTTCATATGCATGCTAAAACCACTCAATCTCACTATCCACAAGCAAGATGCTGAGATTGAGGAAGCTAAG TGGATGCCAATAGAAGAGTATGCAGCTCAAGTTAAATTGAACCAAAGTGAACTCTCCAAAACCATCGCAAAAATATGTGTAGCAAAGAAAGAGAAACAGTACACTGGCTTCTCTGCTCTTCCTACAACTACTGGACATTCATCTAAGAAGTGTTACATATACTCTAATTTATGA